The Amycolatopsis mongoliensis genome includes a window with the following:
- a CDS encoding GAF domain-containing sensor histidine kinase: MDPTLAARALSAATEITSTALSGDDPGAVLDTVVARAAELADADLGLAMVSAEDGRVVVEAAHYAGAHPAAAEPATPAEDTAAATAASGLSAGEALRGLALPADSAAGQVARGGEPIASADFIVDPRTAPYVPAELHGYGPFAAAPFGSGGRVLGALTVYRKRGREPFSAGTVEMLVAFAAQAGVVLALAEGANARHRVALYEERERIARELHDVIVQRLYGAGMQLDRVRRNMRKRFAQADGARLSDAIDQLDQTIEEIRGTVRALRSPEPRHDTGTPTDLAESARGEVRIAGELLGYPPTLELSGEFADIPAERADHIRAALREALSNVVRHSGASETRVTLTRDSGGVKLRVRDNGSGVPQGVATRGLRHLAERADAAGGKFFLNSSPSLGTLVAFDLPLD; encoded by the coding sequence ATGGATCCGACGCTTGCCGCGCGGGCGCTGTCCGCCGCCACCGAGATCACGAGCACCGCCCTGTCCGGCGACGACCCGGGAGCGGTGCTGGACACGGTCGTCGCCAGGGCGGCCGAACTCGCCGACGCGGACCTGGGCCTGGCCATGGTGAGCGCCGAAGACGGCCGAGTGGTGGTCGAAGCCGCGCACTACGCCGGCGCCCACCCGGCGGCGGCCGAACCGGCAACCCCCGCGGAGGACACCGCCGCCGCCACCGCGGCAAGCGGGCTGAGCGCCGGGGAGGCCTTGCGGGGGCTTGCCCTCCCCGCCGACTCCGCAGCCGGGCAGGTTGCCCGGGGTGGTGAGCCCATTGCCAGCGCCGACTTCATCGTCGACCCGCGGACCGCGCCCTACGTTCCCGCCGAACTCCATGGCTATGGGCCGTTCGCCGCCGCGCCGTTCGGGTCCGGGGGGCGTGTTCTCGGGGCGCTCACCGTCTACCGGAAGCGGGGGCGCGAGCCGTTCTCCGCCGGGACCGTCGAGATGCTCGTCGCCTTCGCCGCCCAGGCCGGGGTCGTGCTCGCTCTTGCCGAAGGCGCCAACGCTCGTCACCGCGTCGCGCTCTACGAAGAGCGGGAGCGGATCGCTCGCGAGCTCCACGACGTCATCGTCCAGCGGCTCTACGGCGCCGGGATGCAGCTCGACCGGGTTCGGCGCAACATGCGCAAGCGGTTCGCCCAGGCCGACGGCGCGCGGCTTTCGGATGCGATCGACCAGCTGGACCAGACCATCGAGGAGATCCGGGGCACCGTGCGCGCGCTGAGGTCACCGGAGCCTCGCCACGACACCGGCACGCCCACCGACCTCGCCGAGTCGGCGCGCGGCGAGGTCCGCATCGCCGGCGAGCTGCTCGGGTACCCGCCGACCCTGGAGCTGTCCGGCGAATTCGCCGACATCCCCGCGGAACGCGCCGACCACATCCGGGCCGCCCTGCGCGAAGCACTGTCCAATGTGGTCAGACACTCCGGCGCGAGCGAAACCCGCGTGACCTTGACCAGGGACTCCGGCGGCGTGAAACTCCGTGTCCGGGACAACGGTTCCGGCGTCCCCCAAGGCGTCGCGACTCGTGGCCTGCGTCATCTTGCCGAACGCGCGGATGCCGCAGGCGGCAAGTTCTTCCTGAACTCCTCGCCCAGTCTCGGCACGCTCGTCGCGTTCGACCTCCCACTCGACTGA
- a CDS encoding response regulator yields the protein MPIQVLLVDDHELVRRGLRDLLGDEPDIEVVAEASSVEEALAVAMHVEPEVAVVDVRLGDGDGITLCRELRSKPNPPACLMLTAFDDEEAMVGAIMAGAAGYLLKQVRGQDVVYAVREVAAGRSLLDPVSTARVLDKMRHPPTDDLATLTERERDVLELIGQGLSNREIAERLFLAEKTVKNYVTSVLAKLGMQRRTQAAAWIVRREK from the coding sequence ATGCCGATCCAGGTACTGCTCGTCGACGACCACGAACTGGTCCGCCGCGGGCTTCGCGACCTCCTCGGCGACGAGCCGGACATCGAGGTCGTCGCCGAGGCGAGCAGTGTCGAAGAGGCACTCGCGGTGGCGATGCACGTCGAACCGGAGGTCGCGGTGGTCGACGTGCGCCTCGGCGACGGCGACGGCATCACGCTCTGCCGCGAACTGCGGTCCAAGCCGAACCCGCCGGCCTGCCTGATGCTGACCGCGTTCGACGACGAAGAGGCGATGGTCGGCGCGATCATGGCCGGCGCCGCGGGCTATCTGCTGAAGCAGGTGCGGGGGCAGGACGTGGTGTACGCGGTCCGCGAGGTCGCGGCCGGGCGGTCGCTGCTGGACCCGGTGAGCACCGCGCGGGTGCTGGACAAGATGCGGCACCCGCCGACGGACGACCTGGCGACGCTGACCGAGCGCGAGCGCGACGTGCTCGAACTGATCGGCCAGGGCCTGTCGAACCGCGAGATCGCCGAGCGGCTGTTCCTCGCCGAGAAGACGGTCAAGAACTACGTCACGTCGGTGCTGGCGAAGCTCGGCATGCAGCGCCGGACGCAGGCGGCCGCCTGGATCGTGCGCCGGGAGAAGTAA